The Clostridia bacterium genome contains a region encoding:
- the spoVAC gene encoding stage V sporulation protein AC, with product MPEPLDGQLRRQQQQYDQAAYQKLVGQSKPKPPVARNALAAFILGGALCALGQLIVLLLVGAGMSPAEATTATAMIMVFLGALLTGLGVYDTLAKWGGAGAIVPITGFANSIVAPAMEFKHEGFVFGVGARMFTVAGPVLVYGLVTAILMGLLTWVLK from the coding sequence ATGCCCGAGCCGTTGGATGGCCAGCTTAGGCGGCAGCAACAGCAGTACGATCAGGCCGCCTATCAGAAACTGGTGGGCCAGAGCAAGCCCAAACCGCCGGTGGCGAGAAACGCTCTGGCCGCCTTTATCCTGGGGGGTGCTCTGTGCGCCCTGGGCCAGCTGATAGTGCTGCTGCTGGTGGGCGCGGGCATGTCCCCGGCCGAGGCCACCACGGCCACGGCCATGATCATGGTCTTCCTGGGCGCGCTACTCACCGGTTTGGGAGTTTACGACACTCTGGCCAAGTGGGGCGGGGCCGGGGCCATAGTCCCCATTACCGGCTTCGCCAACTCCATCGTGGCCCCGGCCATGGAATTCAAGCACGAGGGTTTCGTATTCGGCGTGGGCGCCCGGATGTTTACCGTGGCCGGACCGGTCCTGGTGTACGGTCTGGTCACGGCCATCCTCATGGGACTGTTGACCTGGGTGCTGAAATAG